The Acanthopagrus latus isolate v.2019 chromosome 11, fAcaLat1.1, whole genome shotgun sequence genome segment GTCTAactttgctcattttcagtttatacTGTATAATACTCCTGTGGAATAGCTCAATGCTGTACTGTACCTGCAGCAGGGCCATTGGTTTGACCCAGGTAACTGGGCGGAGGCATTGGAGGCATCACCAGGTTGAAAGGTATGGGAATATTCATGGCGGCCAAGTGACCGGGGCCGGCCCCAATCATCCCGATCTGATCGTGAGTTTGAAAGTACATGTTGGACGGACGTCCTGCTGAAACACCATGTGCAGCACAAGACTCATTTCAGTATTTTATCAAGAAAACAAGACCAGGCAAGTCTAGTTTTGATGAAATGTTATGCagtccataaaaaaacaagtttgacatttgtttattattttgagtAAAGCAGAAGACATTAACTATATTTTCAATAAATACCAGCATTGCTGCGGTCGTAGGCAGAGCCAGGGATGAGGGCCTCACGGGCATCGTACATCGCAGTGCTCATAAAACGTCCCCCCTGGAAAACACCAGAAAATTAACAACTTGAACAGCTACATTCTTTACATATTaagagctgcaactaacaattatctTCACTAATGATTAATCTGCCATTATGTtgtaaaacaaactgttggttctaaaaaatgtccatcacaatTTCTCTGAGCCCATATTAATGTCAGTCTCCAACAGATATTCAATTTTCAATCATACAGGACtaacaaaatgtatcaaatattcacattagTGAAAGACAGAAGTGTGATTTCGTTTGCCACTTTTGCTGAATAcccaaataattaaataatggCTGGATATTACTTCAGCTGACAATAGACTAAGCAACTATTCTACTAACTGCTGACCTCTGCACAGATTAAAGATATCTACCAGAAGTCTAAGAAATGCCACAACTGCCTCTTAATTAATACTGTGGCTAAATAAGGGAGAAGGAAATCAGCATTAAAGTTTGCCTCCAGAGTATGACAGGTTGTACTCACAGGGTTGATGGTGTTGACCAGTTTGCGGGGCTTGCTGAACTGCATCAGACTCTCTCTCAGGTTGTTGAGGGGTCCCTCCACCAGGACTTTCTGCTCCTTGTAGTTGTTCAGCAGGTTGTTCCACAGTGGCTGCTTGGAGAGGGCTTTAGGGTTCCCCACGATGATCACACCATACCTTTGttcacaataacacacacacacacacacacacacacacacacacacacacacacacacacacaactactgGTCAGGAATGGGCTAGACACATTGTAATTAAATCACCAAGTGTTGAATTTTCCATGACAGTATCTCTCAAAAGATTCTGTACAAGTTCTTTAGTGTAGAATTTCAAGTTGTCTGCTATAACACACCGACATAATTAATAGTTAGGCATATCTAATCAAAATCTTTTGTGAGTTTTTGACAGAATGGTCAACCTGGGAGTACACATTGCAAGAAgtcagcatgaaaaaaaaaaaaaaaaaaacagtctatTCGTCAACAGTATCAATTTGCAGTTCTGAGGTCTTTACTTGGCTCTGGTCAGCGCCACGTTGAGACGCCGTGGGTCATTTAGGAAGCCGATGCCCTGGTGCTCATTGGCACGAACACAAGACAGAATGATGAAGTCCTTCTCTCTGCCCTGGAAGGCATCCACACTGGCAATTTCCACTTGCTTTAATTGAGCAGGACAAGTggaggatgaagaaaagaaagcaaagcaaCTTCCTTAATGATAACTGAATCCATGTGATAATATTTTAGCACAGTTAacaccattttaaaacaacttcagctttaaaaacattcatttaaatgtaatttaaaaaaataaagtcaaccTTCATCTCTATGTACTTCTGTGAGTTACCTGATAAAGTTTGGTGTGCAGGGAGCCACTGAACTGCATGTACTGGACCAGGTAGGAGCGCTGACCCTCGTACGGGGTGATGATGCCGATCTGGTCGGGTTTGGCTCCGGCCTTCAGCAGTCTGGTGGTGATCTTCTCTACATTGGCAGCCTCAGTcctttaaaacatcaacatcagttAGATTCTATTCTGCTCGGTTTATGGTAGTGGACTGGAAAATGCAAACCATGGTGACTTACAGGATTATTTACTTGCAAAAGCTGCAAATGTTACTGCACCATTAAAGTTAAAGAtccacttttaaaaataaaaatttgattCTGATTTAAAGGAAATCCTCTTCCAGTGCTCTGTGGAGGTGTTCCTGACATTGCTGATGATCATTATGAACTAGGGGATGCTTTCTCCACTAGAAGGTATACCTTCCAACTTTTCTGACCTGCCCTAGTAGTGCTGAGTTGTAGACTGTTGGAGAGCAACCCCTAGTAGAAGCTACAGCCAGACTTTTCCCAACCACTATATTCAATCCCCTTGCGTTATTATGAATTATTTAGAGCTTTGAAGTCAATTACTAAAAGTAAACCAGGAAAATGTCTGAAGTTACCTGTTAAGGTACGAGGTTCCAGAGCTGGCAATCTCCTCCTGACCCTGAGTCACGTAGAAAAACATGGGCTTGTCTGGCTGCGGCCACTGGAAGTCAAATCCTTTCTTGATGCGGTCAGCTGGGGAGAAGACgacataattttattttctaGTCTCTGTTGATCTTTTTATCTGGTAATATatcagtgaaaatgtatttatcccTTCATCAAACCAGATAGAGAACAGCTCAAACTTTACAAACCTGCAGTGACACCATTCTGCAGGGAGCCCTCATAGAAGATGTTGGAGGGGAAGGCACTGAGAGCAGGGTGCATGCGGTACTGGACCTGCAGGCGGATTGGCCGGATCCCCAGAACCACCAAGCGTTCAAAAAGGGACTGGGACAGACCTGCTTTAGCTGCCTTCTTACACATCACAACTGGACCCAGCTGGCAGTGATCACCCACCAGAATGAGctgggaggaggaagatgataaTTCAGCAGCATATGTAAGAGGCTTTTGTTCAGGACATTCAAGACTAATAATTTGCTAACAGATATAATTAATTttgttagccatgcagttatTTAGCTGTGTACCTGCTTGGCTCCCAGGACCACGGGCACCATACACTCTGGCTCAGTGGCCTGGGTGCTCTCATCAATCAGGATTGAGCGGAACTGCATCTTGGCCAGACGAGGATCACCAGCTCCAACGCAGGTACAACAGATCACATCAGCATTCTggacaacaaagaagaagatcATTTACATACCTCCATCAGAAAGAGGGAGCCAGGATACAGTGGTGAAACACAACAGGAACTTCTACTAAGTATATGATAACAAATAATCATCGTGTTTGGTGGTTACAACTGCAGGTCTGGACCATTTTCTACAAAGTAGTAAACACAGATGAGAACAAAAGACAACCAAAAGAAAACTAAgttttgtttaagttttgaGACAGTCATAGCACCCACAGTAATTAAAACAGTCAGAATGAGTATTTAATCACTTGTATGAAACTACTTGTTTCACTAACAAGGCTTGAGCAGCTTTGGCAGACCTCTTTGTGAGCCGACATGCCAGCTGCAGTGACTGAAAATCATTTACCGTGAAATCCCCAGAGCATCAACCTTGAGCTATTTTTGTTTAACACTTTGAAGCTCCTCCTCACCATGAGCAACTCCCTCTCAGCAGTGCGTTTCAAAGCCCTGTAGCGTTTCTCATCAGCAGACGACAGCTCTCCAGTCTCAtccttcagctgctgtagtTTCTGGAGCTCCGGCATGctacagagacaaaaacacaccagagtTACCACAGAGCACATGTACTTGAGTTTTACATGACACAAAGTTAATCTGCAATGTGGGGCAAAAGGGGTTTTCTAGTCTAAAAACCTCTTTGCCCTAGCCATTTTAGAACTACAGCGGCTCTAATTTGAGGATGTTGGGGGATGTAAACAGGAAGGTAAATGTTGCCATGGGTGCAGTTAAtaaactgcagtaaaaaaattaaaatctcaATTTTGACCTGTATTTGTTAACATTTTGGCAAACTTTTCCAAAGAAAAGTAAGTACAATCATCTATAAGTAGTAAACAACTATTGCTGTATTACTTCCATAACGTTCTGGAGTCTGCAGAGTCATTTGGAGTatcttttattgatttctaAGCAGATTTATGGACTTCTATTTGCCATGGGCATCGGATGATGATTTTCTCAGGAGGTGTTAATCACACTGAATCACAACACACGTTTTATCTCTTTGTGTTCACAATCAAAACAGTTATGACTCTGAGAAAGAGCACAAATGTTGATTGTGGCAATTGGGAGGCAAAGGAATTTAATTTACCACATTTCCAAATCAGCAGACTAAAACTATGACAACTTCCTGTTGCTTTTAGAAGTAAATATGTGTACCTGTCCCTTTAACCTCAAGCAGCAGTGATTTAGAAATACATGCATCGTGTGGTGGCAGCCCACTTACATTAGGAGAACTTTGCTTTCATCAGCAAGATTACAGTTTGAGAGTCAAATAGAAAACAGGGCTCAACATTTTTACCCAGTCGAGTGGGATTTCTGTCAACGACGACAGATCTTACAAGATTGTTCTCCTTGTTGGcttaaacatttattatgtcTGTCCTAATATTTAATTCTCCTATACTACAAAATGCAAGGAATCCTGACAAGAGTGAATATTATTGAgaactttgtgaaatgtaaagaaactgaagaggaaaaatatggaggaggaaaacaatgaTCAAGTAACAAAGTGCCATGCCGCTGGTGCGTAGCCAGTCTGTTATGAAGTGGGTGTTACTACAAAGCAGCAATCAAGTATCAATAGCCTTTGAGTCCAGAGTCATTTTCCTATATGCCACTGACCTGTCCATGTTGCTGATCTGGTTATGCAGAGCAAGGAAGGACACAGGTGACTCAATGGCCTCCCGGCTCTTGGCACACAGCCTGACAACCTTCAATCCGGTCTTGTCAATCTTTTCAGTCAACTGATCCACAGCAATGTTACTGGGAGCACACACCAGGACTGGTCTGCAAACATACATAAGAGTTGCAAGAGTTGTGACAATTATGTAAAATACAGTTGCTGGAATAACAGAGGTTTAAACATTAAAGATTTCTTCAAGTATGTGAATGTAAAACTCTTACCCATTGCCTTGTCGGGACAGGTGATAGACGATAGTGGCAGAGGTGACAGTTTTCCCAGTGCCGGGAGGACCCTGGATCAGACTGAGGGGCCTCTGTAGCACCGTCTTTACAGCATACACCTGCACAAGTGTTGGAGAATAAACAGGGATTCAACTCAGGTGAATTGCTGCAAATATAATGAAGATCCAAATccacacattcaaacaaaaaacaaaatcttgcACACTCAAAGAAAGGTTTGCCCTACTCAGTGGAAGTCACACAGttcctttgtttttcaaaggctGAGCAATTATTATGTACTGATGAGCGTGTGAAAGTCAAACATTGCTTGAAGTGACATTTGTACACTGAAgacaaaattatcaacaaaatgaaaacaggagtcACAGTGCAGTCTGACCTGTGAGTGGTTAAGGTCAGGCAGGCCCTGGGCAGTGAAGCGCTTTGGCAGCTGGCACTTGATGGTGACATCCTCTACCTCATGGCCCAGCAGTTTGTGGTAAATGTAACCAGACACAGAGGTCTCGTCCACCGCAAACGTCTTCAGGGCACTTTGCATCCTGCAGcaaaacatacacaaatgtAAGTCATTATCACTTATTTGCATCACCAGAAACCTCCATCATTGCcaaaagagatttttttccccctataaACAGTGCAAAATGAATTCTGTGCATAATGGACCAATATAGTGCCTGAAGAGCAGTGATAATTTAAACattaagttcacccaaaaataataattcagtaATTTTCTAGTCAATTTAGTGCTGCTGAAACTTTCCATGAGCATAGGGTTGAGTAAATGagacttcatttcatttttgggtgagcttTAATCCTTTAATGTTCCTATCACATTAGGAATTAAGAGGTATAAACGTTCTGCCTACCTGTCAAAGGAAGTGGACTTCCAGACAAAGTCCACCTGGAAGTTGTGGGGGATCTCCACAGGTGCTCCAACACTGCTCCGCAACTCAATGGCAATTTCATCCCCATAGTCTTTAAACACACCCTGTTAAGGAAATCTCGCATTGTCCTTCAATTATTTCTAGATGGTGGGGCTGGGTGTAACTTTTAGTTACTAGCTTCGCAGTTAGGACTATACACCATCCAGGATTAATAACTGACTTTGAGACGCTGTAATGCAAAAGATAATATATGTGCAACTGTAAACAGTGTAAAGGATACTGTCAGGAACTTTGATGACATGGCCGATGCCCTTCCACAGCGGGGCGAGGTCTCCCTTGTACCGCAAGCAGATCTCGTCACCTTGCATCAGTCGCATATCTGGGATTGATATACATAACAGTTAGAAACCTCTCTATGCTTgagatacaaaaacaaaaaaaagaccatGAAATAAACTAAGGAGGATGAGCTATACTCATGAACTAGATTATACAGTACCGTGCACGGACAAATGACACAACACCCCACGACAAAAacagaggcaaaaacaaaacaaagcacacatgCCACCAAAAGATGCAGGGCTTTGGGGGGCTGCGTGCAATTCTGACAACTGAAGGGAGATGGGGAGGGCTTCTATCTGCACCACAGAACCACTGGGAGGAAGTCAAGTTCAGAGTATTACCACCTGAATCCGTCTTGGGCAGTGTAAAATAGGCAATCCGCTTTTTATTCAGCCCCAGGTCCCACCTGACTGTTATATTGTCTTGAGTctgtaaaaggaaaataaaaaaatatataaatataaaatcaacTCATGGTAAGGTCACATTACTCCTGTAAATCTACAAGGTGTCATTTATAAAGCTACAAAACAGCTTAAGCACAATGTCAAAAAACATCTCATCCGGATCCCAGCTGAAGGAAAGGAATAGAATAACAGTGCCCAGCAAGATCCAGACTGACAATAAAATCCTCATCGTACTTACGAGACTAAATACTTGATTAGTGGGTTTCAGAAGAGGTTTTTATGTCACCATAAAGTGCTACACATAAACTACATTGGAAACTTCAGTGTGCTACTTAGAAGTGAAGTTCAGGTACCTGGGACTCCTTAAGCTTCTTGTCGTAGTCAGCCTCCAGTTTGACCAAAGGGCCAAAGATGTTTTGGTACTGGTAGGCGTCCTCATAGCGTAGCAGCACATGCTGGGGCTCCTCATCCACTCCAGGCTTCTCTAGGTCTTCCAAGGTGGCACTTGGGTTGTCCTGGATGGAAACAAAGTCAAGGCAACAGtcaatacaaaatacatcacaTAAGCTGTGACAAGCTCTTATTCCACACATAAAAAGCACTGTATATAGCTCcttttccttcagctgctgcttaaagtttaaaacagtgtgtgtacCTTCCAGAGCTCCTCCAACTTGTTGATCTGCTGAGCGGTGATCTGACGGGCTCGTAGCTGCTCCTGCTCCGATGGGATCTTCACCAGCCAGGACAGAAAGCAGCGGTCCTGGATCAGTGGCTGCCACTGCGAGCTGTCCCAATTGATATCCTTCAGGCTGCTCTGACTGGCACAGGGCTGCCTGCATGATGATAAAAGGttcaaaaaacagaatttaGTTTATGTATGGATTTCTGTCTTCTTGCTTTAAGTTGATCTCTCACAGCATTTCTACTGCATGTGAACACAGAAAGGgttaaatcaaatacaagagCAGGAAGCACTAGTTAGACATCTGTGGACATGAGCGGGAGTTCCCCCTAGCAAAAGCTGCGCATTAAATAACTGATGTATGAAAGCCACACTGAT includes the following:
- the LOC119029139 gene encoding regulator of nonsense transcripts 1 isoform X4, yielding MSVEAYGPSSQTLTFLDTEEAELLGADTQGSEYDFTDFTLPSQTQTQGQTQSQLDNQVNGPDEGLHNGGVDDSVAKASQLLAELNFEEDEEDTYYTKDLPVHACSYCGIHDPACVVYCNTSKKWFCNGRGNTSGSHIVNHLVRAKCKEVTLHKDGPLGETVLECYNCGCRNVFLLGFIPAKADSVVVLLCRQPCASQSSLKDINWDSSQWQPLIQDRCFLSWLVKIPSEQEQLRARQITAQQINKLEELWKDNPSATLEDLEKPGVDEEPQHVLLRYEDAYQYQNIFGPLVKLEADYDKKLKESQTQDNITVRWDLGLNKKRIAYFTLPKTDSDMRLMQGDEICLRYKGDLAPLWKGIGHVIKVPDNYGDEIAIELRSSVGAPVEIPHNFQVDFVWKSTSFDRMQSALKTFAVDETSVSGYIYHKLLGHEVEDVTIKCQLPKRFTAQGLPDLNHSQVYAVKTVLQRPLSLIQGPPGTGKTVTSATIVYHLSRQGNGPVLVCAPSNIAVDQLTEKIDKTGLKVVRLCAKSREAIESPVSFLALHNQISNMDSMPELQKLQQLKDETGELSSADEKRYRALKRTAERELLMNADVICCTCVGAGDPRLAKMQFRSILIDESTQATEPECMVPVVLGAKQLILVGDHCQLGPVVMCKKAAKAGLSQSLFERLVVLGIRPIRLQVQYRMHPALSAFPSNIFYEGSLQNGVTAADRIKKGFDFQWPQPDKPMFFYVTQGQEEIASSGTSYLNRTEAANVEKITTRLLKAGAKPDQIGIITPYEGQRSYLVQYMQFSGSLHTKLYQQVEIASVDAFQGREKDFIILSCVRANEHQGIGFLNDPRRLNVALTRAKYGVIIVGNPKALSKQPLWNNLLNNYKEQKVLVEGPLNNLRESLMQFSKPRKLVNTINPGGRFMSTAMYDAREALIPGSAYDRSNAGRPSNMYFQTHDQIGMIGAGPGHLAAMNIPIPFNLVMPPMPPPSYLGQTNGPAAGRGAMKGKPGRGGRQRVRGSGNQGASQGNGPNSQASQDGASQSFSQGPLTQGYISMSQPSQMSQPGLSQPELSQDSYLGDEFKSQIDVALSQDSTYQGERAYQHGGVTGLSQY
- the LOC119029139 gene encoding regulator of nonsense transcripts 1 isoform X2 is translated as MSVEAYGPSSQTLTFLDTEEAELLGADTQGSEYDFTDFTLPSQTQTQGQTQSQLDNQVNGPDEGLHNGGVDDSVAKASQLLAELNFEEDEEDTYYTKDLPVHACSYCGIHDPACVVYCNTSKKWFCNGRGNTSGSHIVNHLVRAKCKEVTLHKDGPLGETVLECYNCGCRNVFLLGFIPAKADSVVVLLCRQPCASQSSLKDINWDSSQWQPLIQDRCFLSWLVKIPSEQEQLRARQITAQQINKLEELWKDNPSATLEDLEKPGVDEEPQHVLLRYEDAYQYQNIFGPLVKLEADYDKKLKESQTQDNITVRWDLGLNKKRIAYFTLPKTDSDMRLMQGDEICLRYKGDLAPLWKGIGHVIKVPDNYGDEIAIELRSSVGAPVEIPHNFQVDFVWKSTSFDRMQSALKTFAVDETSVSGYIYHKLLGHEVEDVTIKCQLPKRFTAQGLPDLNHSQVYAVKTVLQRPLSLIQGPPGTGKTVTSATIVYHLSRQGNGPVLVCAPSNIAVDQLTEKIDKTGLKVVRLCAKSREAIESPVSFLALHNQISNMDSMPELQKLQQLKDETGELSSADEKRYRALKRTAERELLMNADVICCTCVGAGDPRLAKMQFRSILIDESTQATEPECMVPVVLGAKQLILVGDHCQLGPVVMCKKAAKAGLSQSLFERLVVLGIRPIRLQVQYRMHPALSAFPSNIFYEGSLQNGVTAADRIKKGFDFQWPQPDKPMFFYVTQGQEEIASSGTSYLNRTEAANVEKITTRLLKAGAKPDQIGIITPYEGQRSYLVQYMQFSGSLHTKLYQQVEIASVDAFQGREKDFIILSCVRANEHQGIGFLNDPRRLNVALTRAKYGVIIVGNPKALSKQPLWNNLLNNYKEQKVLVEGPLNNLRESLMQFSKPRKLVNTINPGGRFMSTAMYDAREALIPGSAYDRSNAAGRPSNMYFQTHDQIGMIGAGPGHLAAMNIPIPFNLVMPPMPPPSYLGQTNGPAAGRGAMKGKPGRGGRQRVRGSGNQGASQGNGPNSQASQDGASQSFSQGPLTQGYISMSQPSQMSQPGLSQPELSQDSYLGDEFKSQIDVALSQDSTYQGERAYQHGGVTGLSQY
- the LOC119029139 gene encoding regulator of nonsense transcripts 1 isoform X1 — protein: MSVEAYGPSSQTLTFLDTEEAELLGADTQGSEYDFTDFTLPSQTQTQGQTQSQLDNQVNGPDEGLHNGGVDDSVAKASQLLAELNFEEDEEDTYYTKDLPVHACSYCGIHDPACVVYCNTSKKWFCNGRGNTSGSHIVNHLVRAKCKEVTLHKDGPLGETVLECYNCGCRNVFLLGFIPAKADSVVVLLCRQPCASQSSLKDINWDSSQWQPLIQDRCFLSWLVKIPSEQEQLRARQITAQQINKLEELWKDNPSATLEDLEKPGVDEEPQHVLLRYEDAYQYQNIFGPLVKLEADYDKKLKESQTQDNITVRWDLGLNKKRIAYFTLPKTDSGDMRLMQGDEICLRYKGDLAPLWKGIGHVIKVPDNYGDEIAIELRSSVGAPVEIPHNFQVDFVWKSTSFDRMQSALKTFAVDETSVSGYIYHKLLGHEVEDVTIKCQLPKRFTAQGLPDLNHSQVYAVKTVLQRPLSLIQGPPGTGKTVTSATIVYHLSRQGNGPVLVCAPSNIAVDQLTEKIDKTGLKVVRLCAKSREAIESPVSFLALHNQISNMDSMPELQKLQQLKDETGELSSADEKRYRALKRTAERELLMNADVICCTCVGAGDPRLAKMQFRSILIDESTQATEPECMVPVVLGAKQLILVGDHCQLGPVVMCKKAAKAGLSQSLFERLVVLGIRPIRLQVQYRMHPALSAFPSNIFYEGSLQNGVTAADRIKKGFDFQWPQPDKPMFFYVTQGQEEIASSGTSYLNRTEAANVEKITTRLLKAGAKPDQIGIITPYEGQRSYLVQYMQFSGSLHTKLYQQVEIASVDAFQGREKDFIILSCVRANEHQGIGFLNDPRRLNVALTRAKYGVIIVGNPKALSKQPLWNNLLNNYKEQKVLVEGPLNNLRESLMQFSKPRKLVNTINPGGRFMSTAMYDAREALIPGSAYDRSNAAGRPSNMYFQTHDQIGMIGAGPGHLAAMNIPIPFNLVMPPMPPPSYLGQTNGPAAGRGAMKGKPGRGGRQRVRGSGNQGASQGNGPNSQASQDGASQSFSQGPLTQGYISMSQPSQMSQPGLSQPELSQDSYLGDEFKSQIDVALSQDSTYQGERAYQHGGVTGLSQY
- the LOC119029139 gene encoding regulator of nonsense transcripts 1 isoform X3 — translated: MSVEAYGPSSQTLTFLDTEEAELLGADTQGSEYDFTDFTLPSQTQTQGQTQSQLDNQVNGPDEGLHNGGVDDSVAKASQLLAELNFEEDEEDTYYTKDLPVHACSYCGIHDPACVVYCNTSKKWFCNGRGNTSGSHIVNHLVRAKCKEVTLHKDGPLGETVLECYNCGCRNVFLLGFIPAKADSVVVLLCRQPCASQSSLKDINWDSSQWQPLIQDRCFLSWLVKIPSEQEQLRARQITAQQINKLEELWKDNPSATLEDLEKPGVDEEPQHVLLRYEDAYQYQNIFGPLVKLEADYDKKLKESQTQDNITVRWDLGLNKKRIAYFTLPKTDSGDMRLMQGDEICLRYKGDLAPLWKGIGHVIKVPDNYGDEIAIELRSSVGAPVEIPHNFQVDFVWKSTSFDRMQSALKTFAVDETSVSGYIYHKLLGHEVEDVTIKCQLPKRFTAQGLPDLNHSQVYAVKTVLQRPLSLIQGPPGTGKTVTSATIVYHLSRQGNGPVLVCAPSNIAVDQLTEKIDKTGLKVVRLCAKSREAIESPVSFLALHNQISNMDSMPELQKLQQLKDETGELSSADEKRYRALKRTAERELLMNADVICCTCVGAGDPRLAKMQFRSILIDESTQATEPECMVPVVLGAKQLILVGDHCQLGPVVMCKKAAKAGLSQSLFERLVVLGIRPIRLQVQYRMHPALSAFPSNIFYEGSLQNGVTAADRIKKGFDFQWPQPDKPMFFYVTQGQEEIASSGTSYLNRTEAANVEKITTRLLKAGAKPDQIGIITPYEGQRSYLVQYMQFSGSLHTKLYQQVEIASVDAFQGREKDFIILSCVRANEHQGIGFLNDPRRLNVALTRAKYGVIIVGNPKALSKQPLWNNLLNNYKEQKVLVEGPLNNLRESLMQFSKPRKLVNTINPGGRFMSTAMYDAREALIPGSAYDRSNAGRPSNMYFQTHDQIGMIGAGPGHLAAMNIPIPFNLVMPPMPPPSYLGQTNGPAAGRGAMKGKPGRGGRQRVRGSGNQGASQGNGPNSQASQDGASQSFSQGPLTQGYISMSQPSQMSQPGLSQPELSQDSYLGDEFKSQIDVALSQDSTYQGERAYQHGGVTGLSQY